Proteins encoded in a region of the Triticum dicoccoides isolate Atlit2015 ecotype Zavitan chromosome 3A, WEW_v2.0, whole genome shotgun sequence genome:
- the LOC119272335 gene encoding uncharacterized protein LOC119272335 isoform X1: protein MQTRESRGSAHTRARTPIRLPPWRQGCPRAWCTVGTMCLTGIAGSIAYNWSRPGMKTSVKLIHASVAPMMDWTDNHYRTLARLISRHAWLYIEMVVAETIVHQKDKLVCFFWSFLVRCH, encoded by the exons ATGCAGACAAGGGAGAGCAGAGGCAGCGCCCACACTCGCGCCCGCACTCCCATCCGCCTCCCGCCATGGCGTCAGGGGTGTCCACGAGCATGGTGCACCGTGG GGACGATGTGTCTCACAGGGATCGCGGGATCCATCGCCTACAACTGGTCCAGGCCCGGCATGAAGACCAGCGTCAAGCTCATCCACgccag CGTGGCGCCGATGATGGACTGGACAGACAACCACTACAGGACGCTAGCGCGGCTAATATCGAGGCACGCCTGGTTATACATAGAGATGGTAGTTGCCGAGACCATTGTGCATCAGAAAGATAAGTTGGTGTGTTTTTTTTGGTCTTTCTTGGTCCGGTGCCATTAA
- the LOC119272335 gene encoding uncharacterized protein LOC119272335 isoform X2 has protein sequence MQTRESRGSAHTRARTPIRLPPWRQGCPRAWCTVGTMCLTGIAGSIAYNWSRPGMKTSVKLIHASVAPMMDWTDNHYRTLARLISRHAWLYIEMVVAETIVHQKDKLGLLLVC, from the exons ATGCAGACAAGGGAGAGCAGAGGCAGCGCCCACACTCGCGCCCGCACTCCCATCCGCCTCCCGCCATGGCGTCAGGGGTGTCCACGAGCATGGTGCACCGTGG GGACGATGTGTCTCACAGGGATCGCGGGATCCATCGCCTACAACTGGTCCAGGCCCGGCATGAAGACCAGCGTCAAGCTCATCCACgccag CGTGGCGCCGATGATGGACTGGACAGACAACCACTACAGGACGCTAGCGCGGCTAATATCGAGGCACGCCTGGTTATACATAGAGATGGTAGTTGCCGAGACCATTGTGCATCAGAAAGATAAGTTG GGGCTATTGCTGGTGTGCTGA